In one Flavobacteriales bacterium genomic region, the following are encoded:
- a CDS encoding carboxypeptidase-like regulatory domain-containing protein: protein MVRRLSTAVALCFIAAFPALAQVGTGSLKGKISDKKTGEPLPFVNIIVEARGSQVTGGATDFDGNYFIKPIDPGTYDVVVSYVGYQPYKQTGVVVNSNIITFLNIQLNAGIELKEFEVVQYSVPLINKDGGASGGTVTREDIARMPGRSAASIATTVAGASDAGTGGGISIRGARTEATYYYIDGVKVPAGAGTGLPKGAIEEVQVITGGVPANYGDVTGGLINITTRGPSRQFFGGAEYLTSGYKVGKDITDIVGLDKFAFNQVEASLSGPLLFRKDSLGNKSKPLIGFFISGQYTNAVDPSPSYIGDVRLRADVRDRLDANPGVILNTGTDVALVPASEFLRAGDVETIRTRQNAGQTSFTASGKIDIATTQTVNLTLGGSLDYSNRQSYNRRNALLNADRNIRTKETSWRAFIKYTQRFANRTAEEEKRSTIKNAFYSLQLDYSSYLNNVEDFVHGDRLFDYGYVGRFTTYRAPQFELRGARWVQTGARDTLVTFTPGTQNPALADFNSYYFNALPREQYPVANLFGAEVDVPGYLGYFQDRIETQRRGVLWNGDRPIALYQMWNNPGFIDDPNGAEFRKRQNDQIRFTAIGSADIGQHAVSVGVEYEQLTQRRYDLVPTGLWTRARGLTNFHIENFVPDSLPPSDIVELPNSPFPFHFYDRLVGDDQRFFDRSLRQRLGLDPNGTDYIDVDALDPSALALDMFDADELINAGNNLVSFVGYDYLGNRLTRKPSFDDFFTELDERGRYTRAQAPFQPIYMAGYIMDKFAFDDIIFNVGVRVDRYDANQNVLKDKYLWREAYKAGDAVPVSAIQQQLSNRPSNIGDDFVVYVDDYEDPNAVRGYRDGDTWYSATGVELADGNSIQQGGRIRPYLIGGDDRSELQGTSPMTRSAFRDYTPVVNIMPRIAFSFPISDEAVFFAHYDVLTQRPNAIQSRGDLVSYAYIEQNNDVLNNPNLKPTKTIDYELGFQQVLGKASSLKIAAFYRELRDQITVRNVVNAWPRDYRTYDNFDFGTVKGFTATFDLRRTGNVWMRASYTLQFADGTGSGPTTGINLINSGQPNLRTISPLDFDQRHRFQTTFDFRYGRGKDYNGPMLFGKPILQGTGVNMVNILGSGTPYSRSSQVVSEATGASNYRLDGTLNGARLPWQFTTDMQIDRDIPLTFGGKDGDKAKSADLNVYLLITNVFNTENITGVYRFTGSPVNDGYLAQLTDRSQTDPDAYRDLYTIKNNEPNNFGAPRTIRLGVRLSF, encoded by the coding sequence ATGGTGAGAAGGCTATCCACCGCAGTCGCCCTTTGTTTCATCGCAGCGTTCCCGGCGCTCGCCCAAGTGGGCACCGGCAGCCTCAAGGGCAAGATCTCCGATAAGAAGACCGGCGAACCGCTGCCGTTCGTGAACATCATCGTGGAAGCCCGGGGCAGCCAGGTCACCGGCGGCGCCACCGACTTCGACGGCAACTACTTCATCAAGCCCATCGATCCGGGCACCTACGATGTGGTGGTGAGCTATGTGGGGTACCAGCCCTACAAGCAGACCGGGGTGGTGGTCAACAGCAACATCATCACCTTCCTCAACATCCAGCTCAATGCGGGCATCGAGCTCAAGGAGTTCGAGGTGGTGCAGTATTCCGTGCCCCTCATCAACAAGGACGGTGGCGCTTCCGGCGGCACCGTGACGCGCGAGGACATCGCCCGCATGCCGGGCCGCAGCGCGGCGTCCATCGCCACCACGGTGGCCGGCGCCAGTGATGCGGGCACGGGGGGCGGCATCAGCATCCGGGGCGCGCGCACCGAGGCCACCTATTACTACATCGATGGCGTGAAGGTGCCGGCCGGTGCAGGTACCGGATTGCCCAAAGGGGCCATCGAGGAGGTGCAGGTGATCACCGGCGGTGTGCCCGCCAACTACGGCGATGTGACCGGTGGCTTGATCAACATCACCACTCGTGGTCCGAGCCGGCAGTTCTTCGGCGGCGCGGAATACCTTACTTCCGGCTACAAGGTGGGAAAGGATATCACGGATATCGTCGGTCTGGACAAGTTCGCCTTCAATCAGGTGGAGGCGAGCTTGAGCGGCCCGCTGCTGTTCCGCAAGGACAGCCTGGGCAACAAGTCCAAGCCCCTCATCGGCTTCTTCATCAGCGGCCAGTACACGAACGCGGTGGATCCCAGCCCGAGCTATATCGGTGATGTGCGCCTGCGCGCGGATGTGCGCGACCGGCTGGATGCCAACCCCGGCGTGATCCTGAACACCGGGACCGATGTGGCGCTCGTGCCCGCCAGCGAATTCCTGCGCGCCGGTGATGTGGAGACCATCCGCACGCGCCAGAATGCCGGCCAGACCAGCTTCACAGCCTCCGGTAAGATCGACATCGCCACCACCCAGACGGTGAACCTCACCCTCGGCGGCTCGCTGGACTATTCCAACCGCCAATCCTACAACCGCCGCAATGCGCTGCTCAACGCCGACCGCAACATCAGGACCAAGGAGACGAGCTGGCGCGCGTTCATCAAGTACACCCAGCGTTTCGCCAACCGCACCGCCGAGGAGGAGAAGCGGAGCACCATCAAGAACGCCTTCTACAGCCTGCAGCTCGATTACAGCAGCTACCTGAACAACGTGGAGGATTTCGTGCATGGTGACCGCCTCTTCGACTACGGGTACGTGGGCCGGTTCACCACCTACCGTGCGCCGCAATTCGAACTGCGCGGGGCCCGCTGGGTGCAGACCGGCGCGCGCGACACCTTGGTCACCTTCACCCCAGGCACCCAGAATCCGGCCCTCGCGGACTTCAACAGCTACTACTTCAACGCCCTTCCCCGCGAGCAGTACCCCGTGGCCAATCTCTTCGGGGCTGAAGTGGATGTCCCCGGATACCTCGGCTACTTCCAGGACCGGATCGAGACCCAGCGCCGCGGTGTGCTTTGGAACGGCGACCGCCCCATCGCGCTCTACCAGATGTGGAACAACCCGGGCTTCATCGATGATCCCAACGGAGCCGAGTTCCGCAAGCGCCAGAACGACCAGATCCGCTTCACCGCAATCGGCAGCGCCGATATCGGCCAGCACGCGGTGAGCGTGGGCGTGGAGTACGAGCAGCTCACCCAGCGCCGCTACGACCTGGTGCCCACCGGCCTCTGGACCCGCGCACGCGGCCTCACCAACTTCCACATCGAGAACTTCGTTCCCGATTCGCTGCCGCCCAGCGATATCGTTGAGCTGCCCAACAGCCCCTTCCCATTCCACTTCTACGACCGGCTGGTGGGCGATGACCAGCGCTTCTTCGACCGCAGCCTGCGCCAGCGCCTCGGCCTCGATCCCAACGGCACGGACTACATCGATGTGGATGCCCTCGACCCCAGCGCGCTCGCGCTCGACATGTTCGATGCGGACGAGCTCATCAATGCGGGCAACAACCTGGTCTCCTTCGTGGGCTACGACTACCTGGGCAACCGCCTCACCCGCAAGCCCAGCTTCGATGACTTCTTCACGGAGCTGGATGAGCGCGGCCGTTACACCCGTGCCCAAGCGCCCTTCCAGCCCATCTACATGGCGGGCTATATCATGGACAAGTTCGCCTTCGACGACATCATCTTCAACGTGGGCGTGCGCGTTGACCGCTACGATGCCAACCAGAACGTGCTGAAGGACAAGTACCTGTGGCGTGAGGCCTACAAGGCCGGCGATGCGGTGCCGGTGTCCGCCATCCAGCAGCAGCTCAGCAACCGCCCGAGCAACATCGGGGATGATTTCGTGGTGTACGTGGACGACTACGAGGACCCGAACGCGGTGCGCGGCTACCGCGACGGCGATACGTGGTACAGCGCCACTGGCGTGGAACTCGCGGACGGCAACTCCATCCAGCAGGGCGGTCGCATCCGTCCATACCTCATCGGCGGCGACGACCGCAGCGAGCTGCAGGGCACTTCGCCCATGACCCGCTCGGCCTTCAGGGACTATACGCCGGTGGTGAACATCATGCCCCGCATCGCGTTCTCCTTCCCGATCAGCGATGAGGCCGTGTTCTTCGCGCACTACGACGTGCTGACGCAGCGCCCGAACGCCATCCAGTCGCGCGGCGACCTGGTGAGCTACGCCTACATCGAGCAGAACAACGATGTGCTGAACAACCCCAACCTGAAGCCCACCAAGACCATCGACTACGAACTGGGCTTCCAGCAGGTGCTCGGCAAGGCCTCCTCGCTGAAGATCGCGGCCTTCTACCGCGAGCTGCGCGACCAGATCACGGTGCGCAACGTGGTGAACGCCTGGCCGCGCGACTACCGCACCTATGACAACTTCGACTTCGGCACGGTGAAGGGCTTCACCGCCACCTTCGACCTGCGCAGGACCGGCAACGTATGGATGCGCGCCAGCTATACCCTGCAGTTCGCCGATGGCACCGGCTCCGGGCCCACCACGGGCATCAACCTGATCAACAGCGGCCAGCCGAACCTGCGGACCATTTCGCCGCTCGACTTCGACCAGCGCCACCGCTTCCAGACCACCTTCGACTTCCGCTATGGCCGCGGCAAGGACTATAACGGTCCCATGCTCTTCGGCAAGCCCATCCTGCAGGGCACCGGCGTCAACATGGTGAACATCCTGGGCAGCGGCACGCCGTACAGCCGCAGCTCGCAGGTGGTGAGCGAGGCCACGGGCGCAAGCAACTATCGCCTCGACGGCACCCTGAACGGTGCCCGCCTCCCGTGGCAGTTCACCACGGACATGCAGATCGACCGTGACATCCCGCTGACCTTCGGCGGCAAGGATGGCGACAAGGCGAAGAGCGCCGACCTCAACGTATACCTGCTGATCACCAACGTGTTCAATACCGAGAACATCACCGGTGTGTACCGCTTCACCGGTTCGCCCGTGAACGACGGCTATCTGGCGCAGCTCACGGACCGCTCGCAGACCGATCCCGACGCCTACCGCGACCTCTACACGATCAAGAACAACGAGCCCAACAACTTCGGCGCGCCGCGCACCATCCGGTTGGGCGTTCGCCTGAGCTTCTGA
- a CDS encoding T9SS C-terminal target domain-containing protein — MALPLALVAAAWNPPSTSGMQQRGGGAPKAGACSPATQVTQLDYNNVRAVIENGGNVWTRRSGTGRSGYEVPKTDDFSGANAIYAGGLWMGGESSAGQLKLAAVLYRASGNDFWPGPLNRSDASVTPDVCQAYDKFWTTRRAEAEAHLAWINCVNTPGCDVAELFPEGYSVPPTFLQWPALGDPEVNQDLYLAPFLDYNEDGSYNPYDGDYPDYGFDQTVEACKNKRRDDPVPLFGDYNIYWIFNDKGDAHTETQGQPIGLEVRAQAFAFSANNEINNMTFYNYTVINWASQTLVNTYFGHFVDPDLGCSNDDFTGCDVRRGLGYVYNWQDVDQACLGAVGYGGPAPPPPAIGVDFFEGPFQDSDGTDNPGPQTYLENFDCVQAQLQGGIPYKGIGIGYGDGIVDNERFGMRAFLYFNREAPNANMTDPSIAGHYYNYLRSIWRNGVEMTHGGNGYDASGNGIRTFYMFPGTTDPVGWGTNCAPQGDWHDEDRTLVDRRFVQSAGPFTLEAGAFNNITVGVVYARSPVGSAASSLGPLRVADDKAQALFDNCFKILDGPDAPDLTIRELDRELILYITNPAGSNNENEAYQELDPIIPLDNGLGGPPYDRFYRFQGYKIYQMKNAEASVADLDNVELARLVYQGDVQDGIGQIINYPYDETIQQVVPTEQVNGADQGIRHAIRITTDRFAQGDPTLVNFKSYYYIAIAYGYNNYEDYNVNEGTGQAFPYVAGRKAAFGSIRTYVGIPHKPGAESFGTRQNANYGDALQITRLEGQGNGNLEIELDQATENAIVASSPWRKDELTYKRGLAPIEVKVVDPLKVPNAQFEVWFQDSITPGNLDDAYWYLKNATTGETAFAQRAIDMPYERLFPEYGISVTIGQAYFRNTYTKPLGLGSIEFADPSKAWLTGIPDADGLSVFNWIRSGNFVDGENTPAQYSDRTGIDDEQTYEKLLGGTWAPWPLVGGADFQPGLNPDGQQANTLAQVRETPSVQVVITKDKSKWTRSAVLEQESNTTLSQGGAIKLALRASPSIDKDGRKSGTPGCNEDEATLGGTQPTGMGWFPGYAIDLETGERLNMAYGENSFWGGEIGRDMIWNPNEVFTLPAPQGEIPSPYFGGCHWIYVFKNDRRQSGVQNRVGQYDQGQYIYQNLPSGGAARATVLRGIGWVGSAISVSGREFLGTDVRIRLNVAKPYRSYTDYAGSPAPITPALNGGLPLYRFGTGEFATETGVADVANEFLDRINVVPNPYYAFSGYETSRLDNRVKFINLPQVCTISIYTVNGTLVRRFRKDNSLTYLDWDLKNTNNIPIAGGVYICHVDVPNVGEKVLKWFGVMRPLDLQNF, encoded by the coding sequence ATGGCCTTGCCCCTCGCCCTCGTGGCGGCGGCATGGAATCCGCCTTCCACCAGTGGCATGCAGCAGCGTGGCGGCGGGGCCCCGAAGGCGGGGGCCTGCTCACCGGCCACGCAGGTGACGCAGCTCGACTACAACAACGTGCGCGCCGTGATCGAGAACGGCGGCAACGTGTGGACCCGCCGGAGCGGCACGGGCCGTTCGGGGTACGAGGTGCCGAAGACGGATGACTTCAGCGGGGCCAATGCGATCTACGCCGGCGGTCTCTGGATGGGCGGCGAGTCCTCGGCCGGCCAGCTCAAGCTCGCAGCGGTGCTGTACCGTGCCTCGGGCAACGACTTCTGGCCCGGTCCGCTGAACCGCTCCGATGCCAGCGTGACCCCCGATGTCTGCCAGGCCTATGATAAATTCTGGACGACCAGGCGTGCCGAGGCCGAGGCGCACCTGGCCTGGATCAACTGCGTGAACACCCCGGGCTGCGATGTGGCCGAGCTCTTCCCCGAGGGGTACTCGGTCCCGCCCACCTTCCTGCAATGGCCGGCCTTGGGCGATCCGGAGGTGAACCAGGACCTCTACCTCGCGCCCTTCCTCGACTACAATGAGGACGGCAGCTACAACCCCTATGACGGCGACTATCCGGATTACGGGTTCGACCAGACCGTGGAGGCCTGCAAGAACAAGCGCCGTGACGACCCCGTGCCCCTGTTCGGCGATTACAACATCTACTGGATCTTCAACGACAAGGGCGATGCCCATACGGAGACCCAGGGCCAGCCCATCGGCCTCGAAGTGCGCGCACAGGCCTTCGCCTTCAGCGCGAACAACGAGATCAACAACATGACCTTCTACAACTACACGGTCATCAACTGGGCCTCGCAGACCCTGGTGAACACCTACTTCGGCCACTTCGTGGATCCCGATCTGGGCTGCTCGAACGATGACTTCACCGGTTGCGACGTGCGTCGCGGGCTGGGATACGTGTACAACTGGCAGGACGTGGATCAGGCCTGCCTCGGAGCCGTGGGCTACGGCGGGCCGGCACCGCCGCCGCCCGCGATCGGGGTGGACTTCTTCGAAGGCCCGTTCCAGGATTCCGATGGAACCGACAATCCTGGCCCCCAGACCTATCTGGAGAACTTCGACTGCGTGCAGGCGCAACTGCAGGGCGGTATCCCCTACAAGGGCATCGGTATCGGCTATGGCGATGGAATCGTGGACAACGAGCGTTTCGGCATGCGCGCATTCCTCTACTTCAACCGCGAGGCGCCCAACGCCAACATGACCGACCCGAGCATTGCGGGCCACTACTACAACTATCTGCGGAGCATCTGGCGCAACGGTGTGGAGATGACGCACGGCGGCAATGGCTACGATGCTTCGGGCAACGGCATCCGCACGTTCTACATGTTCCCGGGCACCACCGACCCCGTGGGCTGGGGAACCAACTGCGCGCCCCAAGGGGATTGGCACGATGAGGACCGCACGCTGGTGGACCGCCGCTTCGTGCAGAGTGCGGGGCCCTTCACCCTCGAGGCCGGTGCATTCAACAACATCACGGTGGGGGTTGTGTATGCCCGCTCACCCGTCGGCAGTGCCGCATCCAGTCTCGGTCCCCTGCGCGTGGCCGATGACAAGGCGCAGGCCCTCTTCGACAACTGCTTCAAGATCCTCGATGGCCCGGATGCACCTGACCTCACCATCCGCGAACTGGACCGCGAGCTGATCCTCTACATCACCAACCCGGCGGGCAGCAACAACGAGAACGAGGCCTACCAGGAGCTCGACCCCATCATCCCGTTGGACAACGGCCTGGGTGGACCGCCCTACGACCGCTTCTACCGGTTCCAGGGCTACAAGATCTACCAGATGAAGAACGCCGAGGCCAGCGTGGCGGATCTCGACAACGTGGAGCTCGCCCGACTGGTCTACCAGGGCGATGTGCAGGACGGCATCGGCCAGATCATCAACTACCCCTACGACGAGACCATCCAGCAGGTGGTGCCCACCGAGCAGGTGAACGGCGCGGATCAGGGCATCCGCCATGCCATCCGCATCACCACGGACAGGTTCGCCCAAGGCGATCCGACGCTGGTGAACTTCAAGTCGTACTACTACATCGCCATTGCCTACGGCTACAACAACTACGAGGACTACAATGTGAACGAGGGCACCGGCCAGGCCTTCCCTTACGTGGCCGGCCGTAAAGCCGCCTTCGGTTCCATCCGCACCTACGTGGGAATCCCGCACAAGCCCGGTGCCGAGTCCTTCGGAACCCGGCAGAATGCGAACTACGGCGATGCCCTTCAGATCACCCGTCTCGAGGGCCAGGGCAATGGCAATCTCGAGATCGAGCTCGATCAGGCTACGGAGAACGCCATCGTCGCTTCCAGCCCGTGGCGGAAGGATGAGTTGACCTATAAGCGCGGGCTCGCCCCTATCGAAGTGAAGGTGGTGGATCCGCTGAAGGTGCCCAACGCCCAGTTCGAGGTGTGGTTCCAGGATTCGATCACCCCGGGCAACCTGGATGACGCCTATTGGTACCTGAAGAATGCGACCACGGGCGAGACCGCCTTCGCCCAGCGGGCCATCGACATGCCCTATGAGCGCCTCTTCCCGGAGTACGGCATCTCGGTCACCATCGGCCAGGCATACTTCCGCAATACCTACACCAAGCCCCTGGGCCTGGGCTCCATCGAGTTCGCCGACCCCTCCAAGGCCTGGTTGACGGGCATCCCCGATGCCGACGGCCTCTCCGTGTTCAACTGGATCCGCAGCGGCAACTTCGTGGACGGTGAGAACACCCCCGCACAGTATTCCGACCGAACGGGTATTGATGATGAGCAGACCTACGAGAAGCTGCTCGGCGGGACGTGGGCGCCCTGGCCGCTCGTGGGCGGCGCTGACTTCCAGCCTGGACTGAACCCCGATGGGCAGCAGGCCAACACCTTGGCGCAGGTGCGGGAGACGCCCAGCGTACAGGTGGTGATCACCAAGGACAAGAGCAAGTGGACGCGCTCCGCGGTGCTGGAGCAGGAGTCGAATACCACGCTCAGCCAGGGCGGTGCCATCAAGCTGGCCCTGCGTGCCTCCCCGAGCATCGACAAGGACGGCCGCAAGTCGGGCACCCCCGGGTGCAATGAGGATGAGGCCACGCTCGGCGGCACGCAGCCGACCGGCATGGGCTGGTTCCCCGGCTATGCCATCGACCTGGAGACCGGTGAGCGCCTGAATATGGCCTATGGTGAGAACAGCTTCTGGGGCGGGGAGATCGGCCGCGACATGATCTGGAACCCGAACGAGGTGTTCACGCTGCCTGCCCCGCAGGGCGAGATTCCATCCCCCTACTTCGGCGGATGCCACTGGATCTACGTCTTCAAGAACGACCGTCGCCAGTCGGGAGTACAGAACAGGGTGGGCCAGTACGACCAGGGCCAGTACATCTATCAGAACCTGCCCTCGGGCGGTGCGGCGCGCGCCACGGTGCTGCGTGGCATCGGCTGGGTGGGTAGCGCCATCAGCGTGTCCGGTCGTGAGTTCCTTGGCACGGACGTGCGCATCCGCCTCAATGTGGCCAAGCCCTACCGGTCCTACACGGACTACGCAGGCAGCCCGGCGCCGATCACCCCTGCGCTGAACGGCGGACTTCCCCTGTACCGCTTCGGGACGGGCGAGTTCGCCACGGAGACCGGAGTGGCCGATGTGGCCAATGAGTTCCTCGACCGCATCAACGTGGTGCCGAACCCCTACTACGCCTTCAGCGGATACGAGACATCGCGCCTGGACAACCGGGTGAAGTTCATCAACCTCCCGCAGGTCTGCACCATCTCCATCTACACGGTGAACGGCACCTTGGTGCGCCGTTTCCGCAAGGACAACAGCCTCACCTACCTGGACTGGGACCTGAAGAACACGAACAACATCCCCATCGCTGGCGGCGTGTACATCTGTCATGTGGATGTGCCGAACGTCGGCGAGAAGGTGCTCAAGTGGTTCGGTGTGATGCGCCCGCTCGACCTCCAGAACTTCTAG
- a CDS encoding PorV/PorQ family protein: MKRSIYHGPVLACALVAAAAGPAMAGNPDRAGSAGATQLLLNPWARSSGWSMANTARVKGAEAMFGNVAGLSAVNKTEVLFTNMQLPGAGMSLNSVGLGQKLGASGVLGVTASVLSFGELEVTTVDNPEGGRGAFRPSLSNIGVAYSKGFSNSIFGGLLLRVVSESTSNVRATGVCFDAGIHYVTGEQDNIHFGIALKNVGPAMQFSGDGLAVQGLLTSGSDQLTLQQRSGNFEIPSLLNIGAAYDWHINEMHRVTFAGTFVSNSFTRDQGIIGVEYAFRKMLHLRGGYQYETKDDAEERTSWFTGPSAGLSVDFPFGEEKKSAVALDYAYRATNPFGGFHSLGIRISL, encoded by the coding sequence ATGAAGCGATCGATATACCACGGACCGGTGCTCGCGTGCGCACTGGTGGCTGCAGCGGCAGGCCCAGCCATGGCAGGCAATCCTGACCGGGCCGGCTCGGCCGGTGCCACGCAGTTGCTGCTCAATCCCTGGGCGCGTTCCTCGGGCTGGAGTATGGCGAATACGGCCAGGGTGAAGGGTGCCGAGGCCATGTTCGGCAACGTGGCGGGCCTATCCGCGGTGAACAAGACCGAGGTGCTCTTCACCAACATGCAGCTGCCCGGCGCCGGCATGTCGCTCAACAGCGTGGGCCTTGGCCAGAAGCTGGGCGCGAGCGGAGTGCTCGGCGTAACGGCTTCCGTGCTCTCCTTCGGCGAGCTGGAAGTGACCACCGTGGACAACCCCGAGGGCGGGCGCGGCGCTTTCCGGCCGAGCCTATCCAACATCGGCGTCGCCTACTCGAAGGGCTTCTCCAACAGCATCTTCGGCGGCCTGCTGCTGCGGGTGGTCTCAGAGTCCACCTCCAACGTGCGGGCCACCGGCGTGTGCTTCGATGCGGGCATCCATTACGTGACCGGTGAGCAGGACAACATCCACTTCGGAATCGCCCTGAAGAACGTGGGACCGGCCATGCAATTCAGCGGCGACGGGCTCGCGGTGCAGGGCCTGCTCACCTCCGGCAGCGATCAGCTCACCCTGCAGCAGCGGTCGGGCAATTTCGAGATTCCCTCGCTCCTGAACATCGGCGCGGCCTACGACTGGCATATCAACGAGATGCACCGCGTGACATTCGCGGGCACCTTCGTGTCCAACTCGTTCACCAGGGACCAGGGCATCATCGGCGTGGAGTACGCCTTCCGCAAGATGCTCCACCTCCGCGGCGGCTACCAGTATGAGACGAAGGATGACGCCGAGGAGCGCACCTCCTGGTTCACCGGGCCGTCCGCAGGCCTCAGCGTCGATTTCCCCTTCGGCGAGGAGAAGAAATCAGCCGTTGCCCTGGACTATGCCTACCGGGCCACGAACCCCTTCGGAGGCTTCCACAGCCTGGGCATCCGCATCAGCCTCTGA
- the greA gene encoding transcription elongation factor GreA — protein MSNPAYYTEEGLKKLLDELNHMKTVERPHISQQIADARDKGDLSENAEYHAAKEEQGLLEARIAKLEEVVANARVIDTSLVDTSRVYIHSRVMVRHVDNQSQREFIIVAESEADVRVGKISVTSPIGKGLLGKAKGEVAEVVTPAGTTRFEIIEISR, from the coding sequence ATGAGCAATCCCGCCTATTACACCGAAGAGGGCTTGAAGAAGCTGCTCGACGAGCTGAACCACATGAAGACGGTGGAGCGCCCGCACATCAGCCAGCAGATCGCCGATGCACGCGACAAGGGCGACCTGAGCGAGAACGCCGAGTACCATGCCGCCAAGGAGGAGCAGGGCCTGCTGGAGGCGCGCATCGCCAAGCTCGAAGAGGTCGTGGCGAATGCCCGCGTGATCGACACGAGCCTGGTGGACACCAGCCGGGTTTACATCCACAGCCGCGTGATGGTGCGCCATGTGGACAACCAGAGCCAGCGGGAGTTCATCATCGTGGCGGAGAGCGAGGCTGATGTGCGCGTGGGCAAGATCAGCGTGACCTCGCCGATCGGGAAGGGTTTGCTGGGCAAGGCCAAGGGCGAAGTGGCCGAGGTGGTGACCCCGGCCGGCACCACCCGCTTCGAGATCATCGAGATCAGCCGCTGA
- a CDS encoding HIT family protein has product MASIFTRIITGEIPCHKVGEDERFLAFLDISPLREGHTLVVPKVEVDRFFDLPADALAGIMPFAQEVAARIQRAIPCDRVGVAVIGLEVPHAHVHLIPIDRMSDMDFTREKLKLSPAELAATAERIRNA; this is encoded by the coding sequence ATGGCGAGCATCTTCACGCGCATCATTACCGGTGAGATCCCGTGCCACAAGGTGGGGGAGGATGAACGCTTCCTCGCCTTCCTCGACATCAGCCCGCTGCGCGAGGGGCACACGCTGGTGGTGCCCAAGGTGGAAGTGGACCGGTTCTTCGACCTCCCCGCCGATGCCCTGGCCGGCATCATGCCCTTTGCCCAGGAGGTGGCGGCGCGCATCCAGCGCGCCATACCCTGCGACCGCGTGGGTGTGGCCGTGATCGGGCTGGAAGTGCCCCACGCACACGTGCACCTGATCCCCATCGACCGCATGAGCGACATGGACTTCACGCGTGAGAAGCTGAAGCTGTCGCCTGCGGAGCTGGCCGCCACGGCCGAGCGCATCCGGAACGCCTGA
- the ruvC gene encoding crossover junction endodeoxyribonuclease RuvC, whose amino-acid sequence MMIKGTPAAAPAERIILGIDPGTAVMGFGVLIIEQGKAKLLDAGAIRFPAADDHTLKLRAIFNETMAIIERHRPDELAIEAQFFGKNVQSMLKLGRAQGVAIAAALQRELAVVEYAPKRIKQSITGNGNASKEQVAAMLLSILGLAELPPSTDATDAVAVALCHHFAQGMVPRPVRGGGRRGKADWSSFIRSNPDRVK is encoded by the coding sequence ATGATGATCAAAGGTACCCCGGCGGCCGCACCGGCCGAGCGCATCATCCTCGGCATCGACCCAGGGACGGCGGTGATGGGATTCGGCGTGCTGATCATCGAGCAGGGTAAGGCCAAGCTGCTTGATGCGGGCGCCATCCGCTTTCCCGCCGCGGACGACCATACGCTGAAGCTCCGCGCCATCTTCAATGAGACGATGGCCATCATCGAGCGGCACCGGCCCGATGAGCTGGCCATCGAGGCGCAGTTCTTCGGGAAGAACGTGCAGAGCATGCTCAAGCTGGGCCGGGCGCAGGGCGTGGCCATCGCTGCTGCGCTGCAGCGTGAGCTGGCGGTGGTGGAATACGCGCCCAAGCGCATCAAGCAGAGCATCACCGGCAACGGCAATGCCAGCAAGGAACAGGTGGCCGCCATGCTGCTCAGCATCCTGGGGCTTGCGGAGCTGCCGCCCAGCACCGATGCCACCGATGCCGTGGCCGTGGCGCTCTGCCATCATTTCGCGCAAGGCATGGTGCCCAGGCCCGTTCGGGGAGGCGGCAGGCGGGGTAAAGCTGATTGGAGCAGCTTCATCCGCAGCAACCCCGACCGCGTGAAGTAG